A single region of the Pseudorhodoplanes sp. genome encodes:
- a CDS encoding NCS2 family permease produces the protein MAKNARTSRTGEGPEGFGAILDNYFGLKQNNTDIRTEAVAGLTTFLTMAYIIFVNPSILAKAGMDQGAVFVATCIAAAVCSIVMGLYANYPIALAPGMGLNAFFAFTVVLTYKYSWQQALAAVFLSGVLFFILSVTGLREYIINQIPRNLKYAIGAGVGLFLGIIALENAGIIIDHPATLVTLGNLNVGSPVLTLSGFTLRVGAPLLCLLGFILIVALHARKIHGATLIGILIVGIIGIPLGLSKFTGIVSMPPSILPTLFKWDFSRTFELSFIVVVFSILMIDVFDNAGTLIAVTEKAGFVDKDGNVPRMKQALISDSFAAMFGASIGTSTTTSYIESAAGVEAGGRTGLTAVFVGILFLFALFFSPLAGMIPAYASAAALLFVACVMASLMANLEWDDITEAAPAVIAAITMPLTYSIATGIGLGFITYAVIKLIAGRYKDVSIAVASLAIIFAVKLILVPGG, from the coding sequence ATGGCCAAGAATGCGCGGACTTCCAGGACGGGCGAAGGCCCGGAGGGTTTTGGGGCAATACTGGATAACTATTTCGGCCTGAAGCAAAACAATACCGATATCCGTACGGAAGCTGTGGCCGGCCTGACCACCTTTTTGACGATGGCCTACATCATCTTTGTCAACCCGAGCATTCTTGCGAAGGCGGGAATGGACCAGGGAGCGGTCTTCGTCGCCACATGCATCGCCGCCGCGGTGTGCAGCATCGTGATGGGCCTCTACGCGAACTACCCCATCGCGCTGGCGCCGGGCATGGGGCTGAACGCCTTCTTCGCCTTCACAGTCGTCCTGACCTACAAATATTCCTGGCAGCAGGCGCTCGCGGCCGTGTTCCTGTCGGGCGTGCTGTTCTTCATCCTGTCGGTGACAGGCTTGCGCGAATACATCATCAACCAGATCCCGAGAAACCTGAAATACGCGATCGGTGCGGGTGTTGGACTATTTCTTGGCATCATCGCGCTCGAAAATGCCGGCATCATCATTGATCATCCCGCGACGCTGGTAACGCTCGGCAATCTCAATGTGGGAAGTCCGGTCCTGACCTTGTCAGGCTTCACTCTGCGTGTTGGGGCTCCACTTCTCTGTCTGCTCGGCTTCATTCTGATCGTGGCGCTGCATGCCCGTAAAATTCACGGCGCGACACTGATCGGCATCCTGATTGTCGGCATCATCGGTATCCCGCTTGGGCTGTCGAAATTCACCGGCATCGTGTCGATGCCGCCGTCGATCCTGCCAACGCTGTTCAAGTGGGACTTCTCAAGGACTTTCGAACTGTCCTTCATTGTTGTCGTATTCAGTATCCTGATGATCGACGTGTTCGACAATGCCGGCACGCTCATTGCGGTGACCGAGAAGGCGGGATTCGTTGACAAGGACGGCAATGTGCCACGCATGAAACAGGCGCTGATCTCGGACAGCTTCGCGGCGATGTTCGGCGCCTCGATCGGCACCTCGACTACGACAAGCTATATCGAGAGCGCCGCCGGCGTTGAAGCGGGCGGCCGCACCGGCCTAACTGCGGTGTTCGTCGGCATCCTTTTTCTGTTCGCCCTGTTCTTCTCGCCGCTCGCGGGAATGATCCCGGCCTATGCCTCGGCCGCAGCGCTCCTGTTTGTCGCGTGCGTCATGGCGAGTCTCATGGCAAATCTGGAGTGGGACGACATCACAGAGGCAGCGCCTGCTGTGATTGCGGCCATCACCATGCCGCTCACTTACTCCATCGCCACCGGTATCGGGCTTGGCTTCATCACTTATGCCGTAATCAAGCTAATCGCCGGCCGTTACAAGGACGTGTCGATCGCCGTGGCGTCACTCGCGATCATCTTTGCGGTGAAGCTGATCCTTGTGCCGGGCGGGTGA
- a CDS encoding uracil-DNA glycosylase, translating to MTPDHSKVARDLLAFYVEAGVDATLADTPANCFGKDQAPAPVEQRAVKAAASASLPSRSPAPPAASVPPPPEEAIMAARAAARSAGSLEGLRAILETFEGCALRQTAKRLVFADGNPQARVMFVGEAPGYDEDIQGLPFVGRSGQLLDKMLAAIGLDRSSAYITNIIPWRPPGNRDPSLHETSICLPFIQRHIELVDPNVLVCLGKPSTAALLGISDGIRKTRGRWFTYNTGAREIRAMACFHPAYLLRSPLEKRLAWRDFLAIGKALTN from the coding sequence ATGACCCCCGATCACAGCAAAGTGGCCCGCGATCTGCTCGCCTTCTATGTGGAGGCGGGCGTGGACGCGACTCTGGCCGACACGCCGGCAAATTGCTTTGGCAAAGATCAGGCGCCGGCGCCGGTCGAACAGCGCGCGGTGAAGGCGGCTGCATCCGCCTCGCTGCCATCGCGCAGCCCGGCGCCGCCTGCGGCATCGGTTCCGCCGCCGCCCGAGGAAGCCATCATGGCGGCGCGGGCGGCAGCAAGATCGGCCGGGTCGCTGGAGGGCCTGCGCGCCATTCTTGAAACTTTCGAGGGCTGCGCGCTGCGCCAGACCGCCAAGCGCTTGGTCTTCGCTGACGGCAATCCGCAGGCGCGGGTGATGTTCGTCGGTGAAGCCCCTGGCTATGACGAAGACATCCAGGGCCTGCCCTTTGTCGGCCGGTCCGGCCAGTTGCTGGACAAGATGCTGGCGGCGATCGGGCTCGACCGCAGCAGCGCCTATATTACCAACATCATCCCTTGGCGCCCGCCGGGCAACCGCGATCCTTCATTGCACGAGACCTCGATCTGCCTGCCGTTTATCCAGCGCCATATCGAGCTCGTCGATCCGAATGTGCTGGTCTGTCTGGGCAAGCCGTCAACGGCGGCTCTGCTCGGCATTTCCGATGGCATCCGCAAGACCCGCGGCCGCTGGTTCACCTACAATACCGGCGCCCGCGAGATCCGCGCGATGGCGTGTTTTCATCCCGCTTATCTTTTGCGATCGCCGCTGGAGAAGCGGCTGGCTTGGCGGGATTTTCTGGCGATCGGGAAGGCGTTGACGAACTGA